One Fuerstiella marisgermanici DNA window includes the following coding sequences:
- a CDS encoding MotA/TolQ/ExbB proton channel family protein: protein MSSTSTLRTALLAAAGTATLYAVGPIVPGIADFVQRYFCSHPLEYISTAMFFTGMAILAQKYRSQRAERSTLLEAVQMADNDWDSLPTSEDREDALASWCEQQDTRAHGTQAFRRIQDTLHYLKGSRREGLEEHLRYLAELASDRLHQTFATIRTITWAIPILGFLGTVIGITMAIANVTPEQLDSSLGEVTGGLAVAFDTTALALGMSIVLVFASFVVERSEQRILSDVEQFGIETLLPWFSAEKNSPAGISGADDLAGQLNLFQPDVWAEQLATLRTTWSDILEQHAEDLGEAIDSEMQQTLKLHRDTSTDARDAYTAALQQSADTVVAQVDRLLTTFEHRMNSWQDALCTSTQAAVQQSESLHQLGATLLKMTESEERLAALQQQLNDNLQALQAADTMEQTANSLAAAVHVLTAKTSMRSAA from the coding sequence TTGTCATCCACGTCAACGCTGCGAACGGCTCTGTTGGCAGCGGCCGGCACCGCCACTTTGTACGCCGTCGGGCCCATCGTTCCCGGCATCGCCGACTTTGTGCAGCGCTATTTCTGCAGCCATCCGCTGGAATACATCAGCACCGCCATGTTCTTTACCGGCATGGCGATTCTGGCACAGAAGTATCGCAGCCAACGAGCCGAGCGAAGCACGCTGCTTGAAGCCGTTCAGATGGCGGATAACGACTGGGACAGCCTTCCAACGTCTGAAGATCGCGAAGATGCGCTCGCCAGTTGGTGCGAACAGCAGGACACCCGCGCGCACGGAACTCAGGCCTTTCGACGCATTCAGGACACTCTGCATTACCTGAAGGGATCTCGCCGCGAAGGGCTGGAAGAACACCTTCGGTACCTTGCCGAACTGGCCAGCGACCGTCTTCACCAAACCTTCGCGACCATCCGCACCATCACGTGGGCGATTCCTATTCTGGGATTCCTGGGAACCGTGATCGGGATCACGATGGCGATTGCCAACGTCACACCCGAACAACTGGATTCGTCTTTGGGGGAAGTCACAGGAGGCCTCGCTGTGGCCTTCGACACTACGGCCTTAGCGCTGGGAATGTCGATCGTGTTGGTGTTTGCGTCGTTTGTCGTAGAACGCAGTGAACAGCGAATTCTAAGCGACGTTGAACAATTCGGCATCGAGACACTGTTGCCGTGGTTTAGCGCTGAGAAGAATTCGCCCGCCGGTATCAGCGGTGCAGACGATTTGGCCGGACAACTGAACCTGTTTCAACCGGATGTCTGGGCCGAACAACTGGCCACTTTACGCACGACGTGGAGTGACATTCTGGAACAGCACGCTGAGGATCTTGGCGAGGCCATTGACAGCGAAATGCAGCAGACTTTGAAGCTGCATCGTGATACGTCCACGGATGCTCGCGACGCTTATACGGCGGCGTTGCAGCAATCAGCTGACACCGTTGTGGCTCAGGTAGACCGACTGCTAACCACCTTCGAACACCGCATGAATTCGTGGCAGGACGCGCTGTGCACGAGTACTCAGGCTGCAGTCCAGCAAAGTGAATCGCTGCATCAACTGGGGGCGACGCTGCTGAAAATGACGGAATCAGAAGAACGTCTGGCGGCGCTGCAGCAACAGCTAAACGACAACCTGCAGGCGTTGCAGGCAGCCGACACCATGGAACAAACGGCCAACAGTCTGGCGGCCGCCGTGCATGTACTCACGGCAAAAACATCAATGCGGTCGGCGGCGTAG